A section of the Gloeobacter violaceus PCC 7421 genome encodes:
- the rnc gene encoding ribonuclease III has protein sequence MAESALTPLRLAQLRRFAARFALSEPEALSWELLHRALIHPSWSAQEGGEDNDRLEFLGDEILRLLAAEFLYRADPELTVGEMTAVRSVLVSDVALAELAEGYDLGEFLVVGRSASGDERGRITRLADGFEAVIGALYLSTGDLGLIRPWLLPHLAHLAESVMADPTRGNHKSALQELTQKLAAGELPEYRLVDPGPPFRYEVWALGRLWGSGEGPSKKLAQQRAARGAYAALRSAFDTALQ, from the coding sequence ATGGCTGAATCGGCTCTCACTCCCCTGCGACTGGCCCAACTGCGCCGTTTTGCCGCCCGCTTCGCACTCAGTGAACCGGAAGCCCTCAGTTGGGAGTTGTTGCACCGGGCGCTCATCCACCCGAGCTGGTCCGCCCAGGAAGGCGGCGAGGACAACGACCGGCTCGAATTTTTGGGCGATGAAATCCTGCGGCTGCTGGCGGCGGAATTTTTGTACCGGGCCGACCCGGAACTGACGGTGGGCGAGATGACCGCCGTGCGCTCGGTGCTGGTGAGCGATGTGGCCCTGGCCGAGCTGGCGGAAGGTTACGACCTGGGGGAATTTCTGGTGGTGGGCCGCTCCGCGAGCGGTGACGAGCGCGGTCGGATCACACGACTGGCGGACGGATTCGAGGCGGTGATCGGGGCGCTGTATCTGAGCACCGGCGATTTGGGCCTGATTCGCCCGTGGCTTTTGCCCCATCTGGCACACCTTGCCGAATCGGTGATGGCCGACCCGACCCGCGGCAACCACAAATCGGCGCTGCAGGAGCTGACCCAGAAGCTCGCCGCCGGCGAGTTGCCCGAGTACCGACTGGTGGATCCGGGGCCGCCCTTTCGCTATGAAGTCTGGGCGTTGGGCCGCCTGTGGGGTAGCGGCGAAGGGCCGTCCAAAAAGCTCGCCCAGCAGCGGGCCGCCCGGGGCGCCTACGCGGCCCTGCGCTCGGCCTTCGATACGGCGCTGCAGTAG